A single window of Fibrobacter sp. UWR2 DNA harbors:
- a CDS encoding hemolysin family protein translates to MENHNVVLTVFLCVFVLVSATFSATKCAFSLIFAKRDPKERNEREEKIATLVKWNGFNECVSIGRIFGNVSAGVLGFFLYAKYFSLPVLHDNFYLVLALYLIVACAVLYVLTVFIPYLVASLKPDTLSVILVPLFRIIRLPFVPVAKFCHVVFVKLLELFGYDSKLSFLPEEMRDAVQADLSDMQDGEDEGLEKEEQQMILNIFDFVETPVREIMTPRVDMCAIDVDTPLADLVKVLNSERHSRLPVYKDTMDNIVGILSNRDFLEWYTEHGSEPFDIMKIVMPPVFVPYHKKIDDLLTELRKTGNQLAIVIDEYGGTAGLVTLEDILEEIVGEIRDEDDVDEEDDVQKLKDGRYILDPLMTLSDLEDELEVELTPPEGSHVETLSGLIQATLGIIPSPGAEVEIKGYKFRVLKMDGTRMEKVMMILPPGKGTPTGKFKIISKN, encoded by the coding sequence ATGGAAAATCATAACGTCGTCTTGACGGTATTCTTGTGCGTGTTTGTTCTTGTGTCGGCTACGTTCTCTGCCACCAAGTGTGCGTTCAGCCTTATATTCGCAAAGCGCGACCCTAAGGAGCGTAACGAGCGCGAAGAGAAGATTGCGACCCTTGTGAAGTGGAACGGCTTTAACGAGTGCGTTTCCATCGGACGCATTTTCGGCAACGTGAGTGCCGGCGTGCTCGGATTTTTCCTTTATGCGAAGTACTTCTCGTTACCTGTTCTCCATGACAACTTCTACTTGGTTCTTGCGCTCTACCTGATTGTGGCATGTGCCGTGCTGTACGTGCTTACGGTATTTATCCCGTACCTGGTGGCAAGTCTCAAGCCTGATACGTTGTCTGTAATTCTTGTGCCGCTTTTCCGCATCATCCGCCTGCCTTTTGTGCCGGTGGCGAAGTTCTGCCATGTCGTGTTCGTGAAGTTGCTGGAACTCTTCGGCTACGATTCCAAACTGAGCTTCTTGCCCGAGGAAATGCGCGATGCCGTGCAAGCCGACCTTTCTGACATGCAGGATGGTGAAGACGAGGGCCTTGAAAAAGAAGAACAGCAGATGATCCTCAACATCTTCGACTTCGTGGAGACTCCGGTGCGCGAAATCATGACCCCGCGTGTGGACATGTGCGCCATCGACGTGGATACGCCGCTTGCCGACTTGGTGAAGGTCTTGAACAGCGAACGCCATTCGCGCCTGCCTGTTTACAAGGACACGATGGACAACATCGTGGGTATCCTTTCGAACCGCGACTTTCTGGAATGGTACACCGAGCATGGTTCCGAACCGTTCGACATCATGAAGATCGTGATGCCGCCGGTGTTCGTGCCTTACCACAAGAAGATTGACGACCTGCTGACGGAATTGCGCAAGACGGGTAACCAGCTTGCCATCGTCATTGACGAATACGGCGGTACGGCCGGTCTCGTGACGCTCGAAGACATCCTGGAAGAAATCGTGGGTGAAATCCGCGACGAGGACGATGTCGACGAGGAAGATGACGTGCAGAAACTGAAGGACGGCCGCTACATCCTTGACCCGCTCATGACGCTTTCCGACCTGGAAGACGAACTCGAAGTGGAACTCACTCCGCCTGAAGGCTCCCATGTGGAGACACTTTCCGGCCTTATCCAGGCGACGCTCGGGATTATCCCGTCGCCGGGTGCGGAGGTCGAGATTAAGGGCTACAAGTTCCGTGTCCTCAAGATGGACGGAACCCGCATGGAGAAGGTGATGATGATTCTCCCGCCGGGCAAGGGCACTCCGACAGGCAAGTTCAAGATTATCTCGAAGAACTAG
- a CDS encoding long-chain fatty acid--CoA ligase, with protein MEPLQFTSLPSLFFANCSRDDFGGWYKRVNGDWLHYSKEFLRDTAIYCAIALDNCGMDPQDNVGIIAPSSPEWIVADIATQVNHRETIPLFPNIAPENFLYQCNESQVQVLIVNAVTDLSLPLQAILSHFKRIICIDGTSHLPENGIYWNDFIEEGQKHSEDPKYFSWIDNQIQSIKPDDIFSVIYTSGSTGTPKGAELSHRNMLVQIQNLLEFYRMNRKEDSALTILPVAHVLERMVVYFYTLNGIKIYFADDPKNTAQILKEVHPAIMVVVPRILERLYESMTIIGDHAKGPKSLFIKSAIKLAKLSDPEKRKTPMQRLYDKLVYKKMRDALGGNFKLLISGGSALNKSILRFLLNIGLPVYEGFGMTECSPVISVNSPFCSKPGSIGKPLPYLSVRIGDQNEIQVKGESVFRGYRNKPELNAQIFTEDGFYKTGDQGFFDEDGFLNFNGRIKELLKTSTGKYVSPNPIELELCRHPAVEQALVIANDRKFASAVIWLNPEGARRLLKLKKEEFDIEKALQSLRVREAINRHITRVNKKLNHWEQIRKWTLVGDELTVESGLLTPTLKIRRSIAEARYAEQIEAMYRKPEA; from the coding sequence ATGGAACCGCTGCAGTTCACATCCCTCCCGTCCCTGTTCTTCGCGAACTGTTCACGCGACGATTTCGGAGGATGGTACAAGCGGGTCAACGGAGATTGGCTGCACTATTCCAAGGAATTTCTTCGGGATACGGCCATCTACTGCGCCATCGCTCTCGACAACTGCGGCATGGACCCGCAAGACAACGTCGGCATCATCGCCCCAAGTTCGCCGGAATGGATTGTCGCCGACATCGCGACACAGGTGAACCACAGGGAAACCATCCCGCTATTCCCGAATATCGCACCCGAGAACTTTCTATACCAGTGCAACGAATCGCAGGTGCAAGTCCTTATCGTAAATGCAGTGACGGACCTTAGCCTGCCTCTTCAGGCTATACTTTCCCATTTCAAGCGCATCATATGCATCGACGGGACATCGCACCTACCCGAGAACGGCATCTACTGGAACGATTTCATAGAAGAGGGCCAGAAACACAGCGAAGACCCGAAGTACTTCAGCTGGATTGACAATCAGATACAGAGTATCAAACCCGATGACATCTTCAGCGTCATCTATACGAGCGGATCTACCGGTACGCCGAAGGGAGCAGAACTTTCGCACCGGAACATGCTCGTGCAGATCCAGAACCTGCTCGAATTCTACCGAATGAACCGCAAGGAAGATTCCGCCCTCACCATCTTGCCTGTAGCGCATGTTCTCGAGCGCATGGTCGTATATTTCTATACCTTGAACGGCATAAAGATTTACTTCGCGGACGACCCGAAAAACACGGCGCAAATTCTCAAGGAAGTGCACCCGGCCATCATGGTGGTCGTGCCCCGGATACTCGAGCGACTCTACGAAAGCATGACCATCATCGGCGACCATGCAAAGGGCCCGAAGAGCCTCTTCATCAAGAGTGCCATCAAGCTTGCGAAACTGAGCGACCCCGAAAAGCGCAAGACCCCCATGCAAAGGCTGTACGACAAGCTCGTCTACAAGAAAATGCGCGATGCCCTCGGCGGTAACTTCAAGCTCCTTATAAGCGGCGGAAGCGCCCTAAACAAGTCCATACTGCGTTTTTTGCTCAACATTGGGCTCCCCGTGTACGAAGGCTTCGGCATGACAGAATGCAGCCCTGTAATTTCGGTGAACAGCCCGTTCTGCTCCAAACCGGGTAGTATCGGGAAGCCGCTCCCGTATCTCAGTGTCCGCATAGGCGACCAGAACGAGATTCAGGTGAAGGGAGAAAGCGTCTTCAGGGGCTACCGCAACAAGCCCGAACTCAATGCACAGATCTTTACCGAGGACGGTTTCTACAAGACCGGCGACCAGGGATTTTTCGACGAAGACGGATTCCTGAACTTCAACGGTCGCATCAAGGAACTCCTCAAGACAAGCACCGGCAAGTACGTAAGCCCGAACCCCATCGAGCTCGAACTCTGCCGCCACCCCGCCGTGGAACAGGCGCTAGTCATCGCGAACGACCGCAAGTTCGCATCTGCCGTCATCTGGCTAAATCCCGAAGGGGCACGTCGCCTGCTCAAGTTGAAAAAAGAGGAATTCGATATCGAGAAGGCGCTGCAGTCGCTACGCGTCCGCGAGGCAATCAACAGGCACATCACGCGCGTAAACAAGAAACTCAACCACTGGGAACAGATTCGCAAGTGGACTCTCGTAGGCGATGAGCTCACTGTAGAATCCGGGCTCCTCACGCCTACGCTGAAAATCCGGCGCTCGATAGCCGAGGCCCGCTATGCGGAGCAGATAGAAGCGATGTACAGGAAACCCGAAGCCTAG
- the ybeY gene encoding rRNA maturation RNase YbeY: MADPASSKKKKYKIDFLCEGDIEVFPWKAKFEAMARKLLREEGKEKNVNIVLCTDAFVREMNRDYRGLDKVTDVLSYEWHEEDFLGEIYIARDQVKRQAPEYGNTFYAELKRVIVHGLLHLSGYDHIKAADRKVMRKRECEFLGLDLYKEKA, encoded by the coding sequence ATGGCAGACCCTGCTAGTAGTAAAAAGAAGAAATACAAGATTGATTTCCTGTGCGAGGGGGATATCGAGGTATTCCCTTGGAAGGCCAAGTTCGAAGCTATGGCTCGCAAGCTCCTCCGCGAAGAAGGAAAGGAAAAAAACGTCAATATCGTCCTCTGCACCGATGCCTTCGTGCGCGAGATGAACCGCGACTACCGCGGGCTCGACAAGGTGACGGACGTGCTTTCGTATGAATGGCACGAAGAGGATTTTTTGGGCGAAATCTATATCGCCCGCGACCAGGTGAAGCGCCAGGCTCCGGAGTACGGCAACACGTTCTATGCCGAACTCAAGCGCGTGATTGTTCACGGGCTCTTGCACCTCTCTGGTTACGACCACATCAAGGCGGCAGACCGCAAGGTCATGCGCAAGCGCGAATGCGAATTCCTCGGGCTTGACCTCTACAAGGAGAAGGCGTGA